The Bradyrhizobium oligotrophicum S58 genome contains the following window.
GCTCCGTCCGGCCAATCTTCACCACCGGCACCTTGCGCGGATCGTGATCGGGCGTCTCCGCGGTGAAGATCTTGCTGCGGCTGACGAGGAAGTCGATGATGTGGTTGCGCAGCGCGTAGTACAGCGGATGCCGGTGCAGGTCACCGCGCAGACGATCTTTCGGCAGCGGGTTCTCGACGATCTCCGCCAACACCGCGCCGGGCCCGTTGGTCATCAGCACGATCTTGTCGGCCAGATAGATCGCCTCGTCGACGTCGTGGGTGATCATGAACACGGTCTGCCCGGTCTCGACGCAGATGCGCCGGACCTCGTCCTGCAAGGTCCCGCGCGTCAGCGCATCCAGCGCCGAGAACGGCTCGTCCATCAGCATGATCTTCGGTGTGATCGCCAACGCCCGGGCAATGCCAACGCGCTGCTTCATGCCGCCGGACAGCTCCGACGGCCGCTTGTGCTCGGAGCCGGCGAGGCCGACGAGTTCGATGTATTTCAGCGCATGCGCCTTGACCTTGGCGCGATCCCATTTGCGCCATTTGGATGAGACCGCATAGGCGACGTTGCCGAGCACGGTCCGCCACGGCAGCAGCGCATGGCTCTGGAAGATGACGGCGCGGTCGAGGCTGGGGCCTTCGATGGCCTGGCCGTCGACGACGACCACGCCCTCGCTCGGCGCATCGAGCCCGGCGAGGATGTTGAGCACCGTCGTCTTGCCGCAGCCGGAATGCCCGATCACGCAGACGAACTCGCCGCGGGTCATGCCGAGCCACAGGTTCTCGAAGATCGTCGTGCTGCGCGCGCCATCATAACGCTTGGCAATGCCCTCGATGGAGATGAATTTGTCGGAGGTCATCCTCGAACTCTCCACGAAGCACGTGCGCTCCCTCTCCCCGTTCTTACAGGGTCGCGACGAGCTTCGCTCGCGCTGAGAGGGTCGGGGTGAGGGGCAGCCCCGCGAGAGGTGCGCGTGGAGCGTAGAGGTAAGGGGCCGGCGCTCCGGGAGTGTACGTCGAGAGACCTGTACCCCCTCACCCGGATCGCCCGCTGACGCGCGCGATCCGACCTCTCTCCGCAGGCGGGGAGAGGTAAGAAGGCAGCTTCGCTTGGGATCACGACCGTCATACCCCTACTCCGGAAACGTCACGAGCCGCGAGACTCGGGCCAGGATCTGGTCCAGCGCCATGCCGACGAGACCGATCAGCAGGATGGCGATGATCACGTTGGTGATCGACAGGTTATTCCACTCGTTCCAGACGAAGTAGCCGATGCCGGTGCCGCCGACGAGCATCTCGGCGGCGACGATCACGAGCCAGGCGATGCCGATCGAGATCCGCATGCCCGTCAGGATCGTCGGCGCTGCGGCGGGCAGGATGACCGTGAAGGCCCGGCGAAAATTCCCGACTTCGAGCGTGCGGGCGACGTTGATCCACTCCTTGCGGACGCTGGCGACGCCGAAGGCGGTGTTGATCAGCATCGGCCACACCGAGCAGATGAAGATCACGAAGATCGCCGACAGGCTGGAATCCTTGATCGTGTAGAGCGCGAGCGGCATCCAGGCGAGCGGCGAGATCGGTTTGAGGATCTGGATGAACGGATCGAGCGCCTTGCTCATCAAGGGCGACATGCCGATCAGGAAGCCGAGCGGAATCGCGATCGCCACAGCAATCAGATAGCCGAGCATGACCCGTCCCAGCGAGAAGGCGAGCTGGATGCCGAGGCCTTTGTCGTTCGGTCCATTGTCATAGAATGGCCGCTTGAGATGCTCCCACAGCTTGACGCCGACATCGAGCGGCCCGGGCATCGCGGATTTGCCCTGCGTGGCGGTCAGTCCCATCAGCTTGGCGTATTCGGGACTCATGGTGGCGGTCGTGCCCGTGCTGCGCGTGGCGAGGTGCCAGGCCCCGAGGAACACGGCGAGCAGCACGATGGAGACCACGGCGGCGCGCAGGCGGAGTGAGGCGGTCATACGTCGCCCCACCAACAGCTGTCGTCCCTGCGAACGCAGGGACCCATAACCACCGCCGGCAGTTGGTGGAAAAGATTGTCGCTACCGCCCCTACCCCAAGACAGGTCACGGCGTATGGGTCCCCGCGTTCGCGGGGACGACAGCGGTGGCCTGGTCGGCAGCGTCACGTCTAACTCCCCCATCACGACGCCTTCTTGATCTTGAAGCTGGCGACGTAGTCATCCGGCTTGGTCGGATCGAACGGCTTGCCCATCACCGAGAACGACTTGTAGGAGTCTTTCGGCGGCGTCAGGCCCATCTCGGTCATGACCTTGCGGGTGTCGGTGGCGAGATAGATCTGCTCTGCGACCGATTTGTAGTCGACGTCGCCCTTGATCTGGCCCCAGCGCTTCATCTGGGTCAGCATCCACACCGCGAAGGACTGCCACGGGAACGGATCGAAATCGACCCGCTTCGGATCGGTCTTCACCCCGCCGAGGCCGTCGGCATAGGTGCCGGTCAGGACCTGCTCCAGCACCGTCACCGGCGCGTTGATGTAGTTGGCCGGCGCGATCGCCTCGGCGATCTGCTTGCGGTTCTCGGCCTTCGCCGCGTACGCCGTTGCATCGACGATGGCGCGGGTCAGCGCGGCAAAGCTGTTCGGGGCGGCCGTGATGAACTCGCGGCTGGCCGCGAAGCTGCAGCAGGGATGGCCGTCCCAGATCTCCTTGGACAGGATGTGCAGGAAGCCGACACCGTCATAGATCGCACGCTGGCAGATATTGTCGGGCGCCAGGAAGCCGTCGATGTTGTCGGCGCGCAGGTTCGCCACCATCTCCGGCGGCGGCACCGAGCGCAGCTGAACATCGGTATCAGGATCGATGCCGTGCTCCGCGAGATAGTACCGCAGCAGATAATTGTGCATCGAATAGTCGAATGGAATGGCGAACTTCATGCCCTTCCAATCCTTGGGATCGCGCTTGTCCTTGTGCTTCATCGCCAGCACGATGCCCTGCCCGTTGATGTTCTCGATCGCAGGCACGGTGAACGGGATCGGCTGCGCACCGAGGCCGAGCGAGATCGCGATCGGCATCGGCGCCAGCATGTGCGAGGCGTCATATTCCTTGTTGATGGTCTTGTCGCGGATCACGGCCCAGCCGGCGGTCTTGACGACCTCGACGTTCAGCCCGGCCTTGGCGTAGAAGCCGAGCGGCGCGGCCATGATGATCGGCGTCGCGCAGGTGATCGGGATGAAGCCAACCTTGAGGTCCTTCTTCTCCGGCGTGCCCGCTTCGGCGAAGGCTTCCGTCGCCGTCTTCAGCGGGAAAAACTGCGAAACCGCGGCGAGCGCCGTGGCGGCGCCCACCGACTTCAGGAACGCACGTCGCGTCGTGGCTTCCGGAAATACCGCGCGCAGCACGGCTGACGCCACGACGTTCTCATAACGCTTCTCATGAGAGAGGGCCACTGGCTCACAGCGCAGCGCCAGCGCGGCGTGCTCATGTTCGGCCGGACTGCGATGCTGGCCGCAAATACAACCGGCATTCACGTTTGCCTCGGCATCGAACGGATCATCGAAAATCGACATGTGCTGCGCCCCTTTGTCACACCTGCGCTGACTGCGCCCTCGAACGGCTCATCCGGCCGCATTTTTCAGCGGCCGGATGTGCATATCATGCAGCTTCTATGCCGCTTTGCTGGTCAGCGCCGGCGTTGGCAGGCCCTCTTCGATCGGCAGCGACGGGTCGCGCGACCACTCGTTCCACGAGCCGAAGTACATGCGCACATCCTTCACGCCGGCGTTCTTCAGTGCGAGGAACGTGTTCGACGCGCGTGCGCCCTTGAAGCAGTAGAGATAGACCGGCGTGTCGACCGTGATGCCGACGGTGGCGCATTCGGCGAGGATCTCGTCCTTCGACTTGAAGCGCGGGCCTTCCCCGGTCGGCTTCATCATGCGGTACCATTCGAGCCAGACGGCGCCGGGGATGCGCCCCTTGCGCGGGCAGAAATCCTTGCCGTAGGGCGAGGACGAGTCCCCGATCCACTCGTCGACATCGCGGACGTCGAGGATCGCGATGGCCGGATTGCCGACGGCGGCCAGCATGGCCTTGGCGTCGATCAGGATGCTGCCCGCCTCCGGCACGATCGCGAACGAAGCCTTGGTTGGCGACGGCACATCTGTGGTCACCGGCATGCCGGCGGCGACCCAGGCGTCGTAGCCGCCGTGCAGCACCTTGACCTTGGGATAGCCGAGCATGGTCAGCAGGAAGTAGCCGCGGCACGACTGGCCGAAGCCGGAGTTCATCGACTGCTCATAGACGATTGCGGTCTCGCTGCCGGACAGGCCAGCTGCGCCGAACGCGTCGGCGAACTTGGTCTTCAGTTCTTCCATGCCTTCGGGAGTCGACGTCGCGAGATAGGTGAAGATCTCATGGACGTTGACGGCGCCGGGAAGATGTCCCGCACCATAGGCGTCGGGATTGCGCGTGTCGATCACGACACACGGCTCGGTCTTGATGAACTCGGCGAGTTCGCCGGCAGTAATCAGAACGTCCGTCATGGCAGGCCTCTCCTGGTGGGATGTGTTGGTGTGCCGTTCTCGCCGGCGTCAGCCGTCGGCGAGCATCTTGCGGAGCTGTTTGGTCGCGGGGGTCACGATCGCGACGAAATAGGCCTCGCGCAGGCGACGTTCGGCGCGATTGCCCTTGAGGTAGCCGCGCGCTCCGCAATGGAGCATCGCGGCATGAGCCGCAGCGACGCTGGCCTCGC
Protein-coding sequences here:
- the ntrB gene encoding nitrate ABC transporter permease; this encodes MTASLRLRAAVVSIVLLAVFLGAWHLATRSTGTTATMSPEYAKLMGLTATQGKSAMPGPLDVGVKLWEHLKRPFYDNGPNDKGLGIQLAFSLGRVMLGYLIAVAIAIPLGFLIGMSPLMSKALDPFIQILKPISPLAWMPLALYTIKDSSLSAIFVIFICSVWPMLINTAFGVASVRKEWINVARTLEVGNFRRAFTVILPAAAPTILTGMRISIGIAWLVIVAAEMLVGGTGIGYFVWNEWNNLSITNVIIAILLIGLVGMALDQILARVSRLVTFPE
- a CDS encoding sulfurtransferase; amino-acid sequence: MTDVLITAGELAEFIKTEPCVVIDTRNPDAYGAGHLPGAVNVHEIFTYLATSTPEGMEELKTKFADAFGAAGLSGSETAIVYEQSMNSGFGQSCRGYFLLTMLGYPKVKVLHGGYDAWVAAGMPVTTDVPSPTKASFAIVPEAGSILIDAKAMLAAVGNPAIAILDVRDVDEWIGDSSSPYGKDFCPRKGRIPGAVWLEWYRMMKPTGEGPRFKSKDEILAECATVGITVDTPVYLYCFKGARASNTFLALKNAGVKDVRMYFGSWNEWSRDPSLPIEEGLPTPALTSKAA
- a CDS encoding ABC transporter ATP-binding protein is translated as MTSDKFISIEGIAKRYDGARSTTIFENLWLGMTRGEFVCVIGHSGCGKTTVLNILAGLDAPSEGVVVVDGQAIEGPSLDRAVIFQSHALLPWRTVLGNVAYAVSSKWRKWDRAKVKAHALKYIELVGLAGSEHKRPSELSGGMKQRVGIARALAITPKIMLMDEPFSALDALTRGTLQDEVRRICVETGQTVFMITHDVDEAIYLADKIVLMTNGPGAVLAEIVENPLPKDRLRGDLHRHPLYYALRNHIIDFLVSRSKIFTAETPDHDPRKVPVVKIGRTEPTIVVSKPAESDAPQAVAR
- a CDS encoding CmpA/NrtA family ABC transporter substrate-binding protein; the protein is MSIFDDPFDAEANVNAGCICGQHRSPAEHEHAALALRCEPVALSHEKRYENVVASAVLRAVFPEATTRRAFLKSVGAATALAAVSQFFPLKTATEAFAEAGTPEKKDLKVGFIPITCATPIIMAAPLGFYAKAGLNVEVVKTAGWAVIRDKTINKEYDASHMLAPMPIAISLGLGAQPIPFTVPAIENINGQGIVLAMKHKDKRDPKDWKGMKFAIPFDYSMHNYLLRYYLAEHGIDPDTDVQLRSVPPPEMVANLRADNIDGFLAPDNICQRAIYDGVGFLHILSKEIWDGHPCCSFAASREFITAAPNSFAALTRAIVDATAYAAKAENRKQIAEAIAPANYINAPVTVLEQVLTGTYADGLGGVKTDPKRVDFDPFPWQSFAVWMLTQMKRWGQIKGDVDYKSVAEQIYLATDTRKVMTEMGLTPPKDSYKSFSVMGKPFDPTKPDDYVASFKIKKAS